The window CCTcccgattttttaattaagtaatggAATCATCACTGAATGTGTAAACAGATTTTAtggcttttttattatttgttaattaaatgtaCACAAAATACTTATGAATAAAAAACATCTTACGATTTCGCTTGTTCTTAAAAATATCTTGATCAGATTAAATCAGGATGGCGAAGCTAAAATAGAACGAATGGAACACCTTTATCGATTTATTCCAtcaaattatattaaaacacTAGCCAATAATGAAATATTATCTTTCCAGTTCAAGTGATTCATTTCTGCAAGTTTCAAATATCAATATCAACTAACACAACATTAATTAACAAAGTTGTTGAAAATAGTTTAGTagaattattaacaatataaTGGGATCGCTTTGAAGTTAATTCTTCTATGAAATGTAgttgaattataaaaatatgggAGCATTTACAAATATCGGTCGAACTTCAACGAGGGAATTTGTTCCAATTGccttcataaaattttaagcttctGACGATATTGAAAGTGAAATTTGCGAATAGCCCATTACCGTACTGCAAACTTTAAAGAGGTATTCAGCAGGGATTTCAAATGACGCTCCTTTCGTTACAATTTccgagatattaattttttcaacatcaGGGAAatgcttatttttaattttaattaatcatcTCGTGGATATATTGAAGTATTTCTGCAAGTTTAATTCGATTCAACCAATTTCAAGaggataaaattttaaactgctGAGCTCAGCTGACAATGAAAATTGAAGTTTTAATCTCATACATTATTTACTTAAACTGAAAGTTTAATCTGCAAACAAATCTCACTAAACGAAAAGTACTACAAGGTGTATCtaggaaaattaatttagttttgaattatttattagttgGGTTTTACAAACACTAGCGTGTATTATGTTGTCGACCTGAAATTTCGAAGAAAAAGTTTTGTCATTCTCTGCACAAggatttaattgattttatgcCAAACAGTTTCCAAGTAAAGTAAAGAAAGTTTTAGTCACAATTGGGACGAACAATGACTGGTCATTTCACGgggtttgtaaaaatttaacaatggTTACGTGATAACATCAATAATTACATGATATTTTCTAATTCATTAACATTATAGTCGCACCCTTTCTACGTATCAAACACCCTAATTTAATTGCCCTACATTTCAAACTGAATACTGAAagtgaaatctaaaaactgTTTTTCAGTATTATttcctgaaaaaaataagtacctAAGTACTTTCAGAcagattttctaaaaaaacatgttaaatAATACTTTGTCGTTGCCATATAATATctgtatatttaataaaactataCACAAGTGCGAaaagtttcagttttcaggaTTAAAAGCTCGGGAAGGTAATTGGGAGTTTTAGATGGTTTGTTTCTATGgcgataaaaatgtaaatttaatcTGATTTTATTTATCCTGAAAATGGAATTCGGAACGTGCCTAAACCCAGGAAAAACGAAAgcaatttttcgcaaaatattAGTTGGGATAATTCTCTGAGCGTAATCTCGGTGTCGATAAATTGAGAATTAATTGTCAGAATTTGTAGATACTCTAGTACATgcgaaattttcttttaaaaaaggtgtcccattaaaaaaaatgttttaagcGTCATAGCGTAGTgactattattaaaaaagatatgctagaaacaattaaaaagggattatttccataaattttctccaaaagatatgatttttttgccaGAAATTTTACTTACTTTAAAGAACATTCAAagccaagaaaataatttaataagaataggaattttcggtcaaaaagtTAACGATACGGTACGTTTAAACGAAACAGGagcaatttataaaaaaaatctataaacatttcacgaattaaaaataaacattattaaagGGAAAACGCAAGGAAAAATTAGATGTAGAAGTATCAATATAATTGTATATTACATAGCGAGTGTGGAAAGTGAGTGATATCGTGCGAGTGAGAATCTTGACGCACGAGGCGCCAGCCGAGTGCCGAAAGCTCACAAAAAAACTcggattatttttcaaatttatattgtaGTAGAAAATTGGATTGCCATAAAATTGGCAGCTATTACAACGTCATTTTCtaacaaatgattttaattggaCTTTATTTTCTAATCACCACTAAAATATTACGATCTTGAAATCTCTTGAAATTGTTACAGTTCCTgttaaatttgaacaaaagCCAAAGTTTTGTGATGAAACTTTAACagaaatgatattttttttagtcagaCGACTCCTCATGAAGGGTGTGAGCCCAGATTCGTGCAACGAAGACGGCTTGACAGCTTTGCACCAATGCTGCATTGACAACAACGAAGCCATGCTCCTTCTCCTTCTGGAATACAACGCCAACGTAAACGCCGAAGACAGCGAAAAATGGACGCCGTTACATGCCGCCGCGACGTGCGGTCATTTAAAATTAGTCaggtaaaaaaaatcctttcgaaaattaattatcgTCACTACATTCCATCCACATTGCAGAATTCTCATATCTCGAGGCGCAAATTTGCTCGCCGTCAACGCCGACGGAAATATGCCCTATGATATTTGCGAAGACGAAGCAGCTTTAGATTATATCGAGGGAGAAATGGCCAAACGGGGAGTCACTCAACAGTTGATAGACGACACGAGAGCAGCCACCGAAAAACAAATGTTGGCCGATTGCAGGAAAATTGCTTCCAGTGGGGGAGATCTGGAAGCGTACGACTCGCAAGGGGCCACACCggtaagttaattaattttcaattaaggCAAGCACATTTCACCGAAATGGGGCGTTTTGTCGCAATGTCTTGCTGCTTTTTTACGGAAAATTTAATCACCTAAGTTAGCattacagttttttcaaaggcCTAGTACCCAAttcaaaatttacttttattacttaaaaaaaatattatttactatgtgttactgtatttatattttatactcAAAAGAAAAACTCTCTCacttttaataagtttttgaaattggtGGACGaactacattaaaaaaaataagagcaTAACAAAAAATCTATTATAAAACACTTTATGATGTGATGttcttattttgaaaaaaatctttccTCGAACCCGTTTTAACCTTGTTAACGTTTTTCCGTTTAATTGCAGCTCCACATCGCCGCCGCAAATGGCTATTTAACCGtcgttgaatttttattagacCACAATGTTCGGACAGATGTTCGGGACAAGGACGATTGGCAGCCGTCACACGCTGCTGCTTGTTGGGGCCACGTAATAAACATCCCCATTCCCCCAAAAAGCCTTTTCACTCATTCTTTTATAGGTTGAAGTTTTGGAAATGTTAGCACAAGCCGGAGCCGATCTCAACGCCAAAAACAAACACGACGAGACTCCGGCGGGTGAGAGGACACTCAAGTCAGTCTGAATAGGACGGTTTAAACTAATCCACATCTCTTTCAGACATTTGCGAGGATCCCGAAATTAAGGAACGTATATTGGAGTTAAGGACTGAACAGGAGATTAAGAGACAAGCGGAAGCCAAGAGGAAAGTCAGGCGATCGCAGAGCAATACACGAACGCAGTCCGTTCGGAGGACTTCACTGAGAGATAAAGGACTTACGGCACGGAGGGATGCTGTGGAGGAGGCCAGGCTTAGGCTGCAGGCCGAAAATAAGGTGAGACAATTTTGAACTTGCAATCACTCAGTCACTCAGTGATAGTCGTTTGAGTAAACACTACCCTTTCTCGCTTGCTTTGCCGGCGGCCAAGTCCGGACGAACatcgtattttaaaatatacgcCGAGCTATCGCTGAATGAACcgatgaaaattttattaatttacgtTTACACGAACTCCCGAACTTTGAAAGCGAAGGAAACACGATCTTTTGTTTGTCTGGGAAAACAGTTTCGATTCAATAAACTCGGGACGGTTTTTATGGCCCAGGTCTTataatattggacctaaaattACAAGTGTAGATTTTGAGAGATTTCAGTGTAAAATTCGTAATAAAATCGtatcgcaattttttttattttttatttttttctaaatggaAAGTTTAAGCCTATTTGTTTTATacaaatctaacattttaaaatattcattgtgatatgtttttttggttaattataattacaattacctaCATCTACGTAATTCGATTTGCCaaataaaattcacaataattaatataattactCGAAGGTACTTGACTAAAGAATTATGAAAactgtttgttattttatgtttgagtgcctttgacagaaaaaataaaagatgtGTCTgtacttttaattatttatttagtaatAAAGGTGACAAATGCCTACAAtgtaagatttttttgaagcCAAGGCCAAAATCAGTGtcactgtttttttgttaattaattttttataaagtcaaaaagtcaaaaaatgcgaatgaatttatttggacaaaatttttctatttagatgatttcattttttccagAATTTCTCTACGATtccttaaattaattaatggattaattttgtaattgcaaaaaatatacacactgttcaaaaatgattgttcatcaagttacACATTgatttgatgaacaaccatttttgaacacattgtattatttcttatgtgttaatttgtgcaaaaaatacttaaaaaaattgtaaaaatgaagaattaaataaatattcaaaacTTAAGCAAACAATAATTGTGAGGCTAGTGTCATTTTTTTACGTGTTCTTGTACAAAACAAACATCGTTTGTTTTCGGATGACACTggatataataaaatattgcaattaaaaaatattttaactctCTTTTAGCTCTCAGTATAAAACTTTAcctttaactttaaatttagacTTTTTGCGTTTCTCTTGACTTTCCGCATTCTGTCTAGTTTAATTTGAGTTTAATATGTTTTACTGTCCCTTTTAGTTCAGTATTCTGAGTGTGCGACCAACATTAAACTTAAAGCGGATTTGACGCTTGTGTgccagtttgatataaatttacaTCACTGAACTCGTAGAAATTCGATTTCGCTTGTTTATGTTGTTATAACTTGAAATTGTCTTCGTTAATTCAGGCAACACATTATACATAATTAACTTTTCAGTTGTGTAAAAATCATTTCACTCAATGTACTTTCTTCTGCAATCAGATTGCATGAAAATTTCAGACGTTCATAACTGAGTTATTTGCATGTAATCGATTGTATAACCCAACATGAACTTTGGCCTTAAAACTCACCAgcgcaaatattttattaaatgaagtTTACTAAGATTCGATTCgggaaaataaatacaatgaaGTTTACCAAAAGTCCAATTAACACAAATTGCGTCTGTGCTGACTTTTGTAAGACATAATTCAATCAGCGAGCAAAGTAATCACCAATCAGCGTCTAAAAGAGGGCAAGTTTTTCCGATAGCACGTGGGCGGTCAGTTAACGGTCTTTTTTGAGTTAAGTGATTAAAAGGTTCGAggataattttgttttcttctggAAGAATTAGCCTAACGTGAGCTACATCATCcttctttataaaaatatactcATCATCATTTGTTGACAAGCCGCCGTACCCTAGTGTGACTTTTCGCTATATTACATCAGACATGTAGCAGAGAATGATAAATAtcccaacgataataaatcttTGTTTGCAAAATACAATATTTGCTTTGGCCGGTCAACTGGCctgatttattttatcacaaatgatgcttttgttaattaaaaaatatccataataattattacatgtttttttgatgaatataattttttatttactaattGCCCGCGGTGTTTTtacaaacttaattaagcaatttattacaattttaaattttgtcggTATTTAGCGTAAATCACATATTCATGAactctttatttattttgaatgcACACTGCAATTAATGCAATCGCCATTGCCAAATGCAATCCCAACAGCGTGTAACTAATGTTAATCATAACATAAATACATGTAATTTCTTATGTCAAGcgacttttactttttatattaaaaacaacaaatgcGCGCATAACGAAATCAAGTAATCGTTCAAACGATTTCACCGAATCCATCAAGTCTTCTTAATTTATATCATCGTGATGTTATCGTGAAACAAaatcatttttcatttatagAAATCAAGCGCGGAATTTCATTATTTCCTATCACTGAACATATGGAATAACACGAAAGTTATAGAAGAAACAGCAATAGAAATGTTCGGAGTCTTGCCTCGTGTGCGCtatgaatttaataaattccTCGAGTGAAATTCAAGTTGTATAATTCTACGAAAAATTCTGTTTACTTTACGCAGTTTGTGAGTCTGTTCCGTGGTAAAACGTGCACTTGGGAGaatgaagaaaaagaaaaatacgaTCGTGTGTTTGTCGTATAAAGTAAGTGCATGCCGGCAAACCGatcaaaatcattattaattaaagctgataacatttcccaCAAGATAGTATTTTtagtttcacattttttactctGCTGGTGCCTAAATCTAAGaataatgaaatattttttcataatcttcagtttttataattttcagtaCGACTTTGACTAAAAAACCCGTAATTTTTACggaatttcatttaaaaaaatcaccacatttggtgtatttttagttgcaaataataaaaaatatccaaaGTATTGTTAAATTCGTCTCGTTTTTCAAggtttttttcacaaaaactactaaattTAGCACACTATTGCATTACTTTGAACTATCAAAGTTTTTGACCATGTTTTCAGTCAGAAACtcaaaatcgccaaattcaaaataaaaaaacacaaactggctcaaaaaagacaatttttctCAAAGCCTTTCAGCACTTTTTCAACCtgaaacacaaatattttgcaaaattttgtcaaaaaaacgtCCAAAATCCTCAAACGTAAAGTATGTTGAAGCAACAAGTTTTACTCCTAAAACATAGTTATTGAAGTCtacatcaaaaaatatatagtgtgtcagtttttttttaaaagcttcgAGCTTTAATGTTAAAAGCTGGCGCTATAGATCACAAtccaaacttaattttaaattccgTTAATTGGCCTCCAAATCaagtttgattgttttttaaaaggGTTTGGACACCTCGGAGCCCAGCCCCCCTATCCAGCCCCCTGTCAACAATAACAAGTCGCCCCCGTACAGTACAAACAACAACCCTGAGCCGGTGAAAGAGGACTCGACAGCTTTGCAAATAATCGAAAACCGGAAAGCTCCCGAAGGAAAAGACAACGATTCAATGCTGGAAAATCATGTGATGGACACTAAAGAAAATTCCTATACGACTGACGTCAACGGAAAAGTGACTGTTCACGTGGTGGTCACTATTAACGGTAACGGCACTTTGGCCGACTTGAAGAAACAGCGGATGCAAATTCGGAACAATTCTTCAGATGTTAACAGCATTACATCGCCAATGGGAAGCATCACAGATGAGACTAGTCCCAGTCCTGTCACTGCAGATATCGTCCGATTCACTGGAGAGACTGCCGAGGAAAACGTTGGCTATGCCAAGTCCAAGAGGTGCTGTGTTGTCCAGTAGTAAAGTACTGacagtattttttaaagtttacattcCAAACTTGTGATAAGAGTCGTTTTGCCTAAGCGAAAGCATGTACTTAATTTAATGTGATTGGTGTTCGTATTTTagagacgttattactactacttaatattttttaagacgGTTCTTATTCTATTTGTACTTCCTTTTTGTATTCAACAAAAGACTCGTTTGTTGTACTGTCAAGTGCCTATTTTACCAAGTTcacaaatttcagtttttaaacgAGGCCttaatttcgtttaaaataaaataacacacgCTAAATCatgatattgtttttttgtttaatttaatttatagcaaTAATTATGTATGTAAATATGATGAGTACTTCAACTGCATAGCCGAAACTGGTGTACataactttttatttgttatttattcgTAGATTAgtgtataaattaatttttatttaaaactactAGTTGTTACATTATACAAATTACAAACGTTATAATGAATTttgtatcaaaatttttcctagaataaattttattttgttgtgcCGACTTGATTCCTACTTTATTTGCATCCCTGATCCTAGCGACATCTGACGGACATAACACTCGTTTTTCATAGCCTTCTTGATTCGTCGCGGCTTTTTAATCTAACAGAAGGGGGCgccaaattacaattttttattttggcaaTTCGGAAAATCggccaaaaaataataaaatcacaaaaaagcGATGTAGATGTACTTTTAAgggaaaaattacataaagacaaaaaaactttGCCAGAGCGAcgagttttttgaaattttttttttttgatttttttgaaggtAGGTAAATTCACAGTGGATTGTTTGCATTTTGTTAATTGCCTATcagtttattattacaaatattaaAGCAGTCAtaatatttatgattttttccattgaaaataataacaataacgcaatattgattttattatatttttatttattaaggataaccaaaaaaaatctttcgcAAGTGGGATACAACCTGACCCGTTTCGTAAAAAtcctaattaaataatatgacAACTGTGAATACATATTTTGATTTTCTGCTGCGATAAATTTCGTAAACAGTCGTTCCCTGTCTGGTCATTTTTATGACGGCTAGCCACTGgcgtaaatttttaaaacaatttccacCAATTTATTCACAGTTCTTTGGCCGCCTCAAAAATTAACCACTGATTAAAGTCACATCGTGCATGTGGCTCTAATTCACATTCATTAATCACTCTCCTAGACATCACAATTGAAATATTAATACGAGTACATATTGCGTGCATGAGGCTACTGTGTTATATCGCTTATGGTGTTACATCCTTATTGCATTAGCTATTTACTCTATAACTCATC of the Tribolium castaneum strain GA2 chromosome 1, icTriCast1.1, whole genome shotgun sequence genome contains:
- the MYPT-75D gene encoding protein phosphatase 1 regulatory subunit 16A; this encodes MEHSELIQEMPHIEQMPTQERLILARKRRNQQLKLWLQKEKEFNRKTPKQQKSNKRSIFFNDSVVLLEAAARNDIDEVRRLLMKGVSPDSCNEDGLTALHQCCIDNNEAMLLLLLEYNANVNAEDSEKWTPLHAAATCGHLKLVRILISRGANLLAVNADGNMPYDICEDEAALDYIEGEMAKRGVTQQLIDDTRAATEKQMLADCRKIASSGGDLEAYDSQGATPLHIAAANGYLTVVEFLLDHNVRTDVRDKDDWQPSHAAACWGHVEVLEMLAQAGADLNAKNKHDETPADICEDPEIKERILELRTEQEIKRQAEAKRKVRRSQSNTRTQSVRRTSLRDKGLTARRDAVEEARLRLQAENKGLDTSEPSPPIQPPVNNNKSPPYSTNNNPEPVKEDSTALQIIENRKAPEGKDNDSMLENHVMDTKENSYTTDVNGKVTVHVVVTINGNGTLADLKKQRMQIRNNSSDVNSITSPMGSITDETSPSPVTADIVRFTGETAEENVGYAKSKRCCVVQ